One genomic region from Apodemus sylvaticus chromosome 1, mApoSyl1.1, whole genome shotgun sequence encodes:
- the Fuom gene encoding fucose mutarotase isoform X2: METKLSLQMRTSPPPPSASAGLLRSEPTAAVMDLVPSDKEKGLQTPIWNHYESLLLKADCKKALMKIERFAFYERAKKAFAVVATGETALYGNIILKKGTLDLGPS; encoded by the exons ATGGAGACGAAATTG TCCTTGCAGATGCGAACTTCCCCACCTCCTCCATCTGCCAGTGCGGGCCTGTTGAGATCCGAGCCGACG GCTGCTGTCATGGACCTGGTGCCCAGTGACAAGGAGAAGGGCCTGCAGACCCCGATATGGAACCATTATGAATCCCTTCTCCTCAAAGCTGACTGCAAG AAAGCCCTGATGAAGATAGAGAGATTTGCATTTTATGAGCGTGCGAAAAAGGCATTTGCTGTTGTTGCAACCGG GGAGACGGCACTCTATGGAAACATCATCCTCAAGAAGGGAACTCTTGACCTCGGACCCTCATAG
- the Fuom gene encoding fucose mutarotase isoform X1, translated as MVALKGIPKVLSPELLFALARMGHGDEIVLADANFPTSSICQCGPVEIRADGLDIPQLLEAVLKLLPLDTYVETPAAVMDLVPSDKEKGLQTPIWNHYESLLLKADCKKALMKIERFAFYERAKKAFAVVATGETALYGNIILKKGTLDLGPS; from the exons ATGGTTGCGCTCAAGGGCATCCCGAAGGTGCTGTCCCCTGAGCTGTTGTTCGCGCTTGCGCGGATGGGGCATGGAGACGAAATTG TCCTTGCAGATGCGAACTTCCCCACCTCCTCCATCTGCCAGTGCGGGCCTGTTGAGATCCGAGCCGACG GCCTGGACATCCCACAGCTCCTGGAGGCGGTGCTGAAGCTCCTGCCCCTGGACACCTATGTGGAAACCCCG GCTGCTGTCATGGACCTGGTGCCCAGTGACAAGGAGAAGGGCCTGCAGACCCCGATATGGAACCATTATGAATCCCTTCTCCTCAAAGCTGACTGCAAG AAAGCCCTGATGAAGATAGAGAGATTTGCATTTTATGAGCGTGCGAAAAAGGCATTTGCTGTTGTTGCAACCGG GGAGACGGCACTCTATGGAAACATCATCCTCAAGAAGGGAACTCTTGACCTCGGACCCTCATAG